In Thermobaculum terrenum ATCC BAA-798, one genomic interval encodes:
- a CDS encoding NAD-dependent epimerase/dehydratase family protein: protein MRVLVTGCAGFVGSHLARRLLAEGHHVVGVDNFTNYYPRHIKASNIADMLADPRFEFHELDLVTANLLPLLADVEIVYHQAAQAGVRASWGAQFESYLRNNVLATQRLLELLKALPIRKFVYASSSSVYGDAESYPTHEDMVPRPVSPYGVTKLAAEQLTYLYWKNYGVPTIALRYFTVYGPGQRPDMAFHKFIASALHGRPIQVYGDGHQTRDFTFISDVVEANIAAGLCEAAGIAVNVGGGSRVTVRQVLAILQEILGRELLVEYTAPQHGDVRHTAADIALANRVLGYEPRVSLREGLEAEVRWLEAQLALVRVA from the coding sequence TTGCGCGTGCTCGTTACAGGTTGTGCCGGTTTCGTGGGTTCCCACCTCGCCCGCAGGCTGCTCGCCGAGGGACACCACGTGGTGGGGGTGGACAACTTCACCAACTACTACCCTCGCCATATCAAGGCATCCAACATAGCTGATATGTTGGCCGATCCCCGATTCGAGTTCCACGAGCTCGACCTGGTCACAGCGAACCTCCTGCCTCTGCTTGCAGATGTTGAGATAGTCTACCATCAGGCGGCCCAGGCCGGGGTGCGCGCCAGCTGGGGCGCGCAGTTTGAATCTTACCTCAGGAACAACGTGTTGGCTACCCAGCGGCTGCTGGAGCTGCTGAAGGCTCTGCCCATCAGGAAGTTCGTCTACGCCTCATCGTCGTCCGTGTACGGCGACGCCGAGTCCTACCCCACGCACGAGGATATGGTCCCCAGGCCGGTGTCTCCCTACGGAGTCACGAAGCTCGCGGCGGAACAGCTGACCTACCTCTATTGGAAGAACTACGGCGTGCCCACCATAGCCCTGAGGTACTTCACCGTCTATGGCCCTGGCCAGCGCCCCGACATGGCCTTCCATAAATTCATCGCCTCGGCGCTGCACGGCAGGCCAATCCAGGTGTACGGCGACGGCCACCAGACGAGGGATTTCACCTTCATCTCCGACGTGGTCGAGGCCAACATCGCCGCTGGCCTGTGCGAGGCTGCGGGGATAGCGGTCAACGTCGGTGGCGGCAGCAGGGTGACCGTCAGGCAGGTGCTGGCGATCCTGCAGGAGATCCTCGGCAGGGAGCTGCTGGTCGAGTACACAGCTCCCCAACACGGTGATGTGCGCCACACCGCCGCGGACATCGCCCTGGCCAACAGGGTGCTGGGCTACGAGCCCAGGGTGTCCCTGAGGGAGGGCCTCGAGGCGGAGGTCCGCTGGCTGGAGGCGCAGCTAGCCCTGGTGAGGGTGGCCTAG
- a CDS encoding GGDEF domain-containing protein: protein MEMSKELRHLRELVLGKTPSENARTLMAALSLAGCAFMWRDNLKLRREVQALRESEHILEHQALHDPLTDLPNRAMFMDSLNRALSHGRRHGHPVGILFLDLNGFKQVNDMYGHETGDQVLRVAAERLRLSVRPEDMVSRYGGDEFAILLSDITSEEQLAEIAQRLVRRLSAPIRLHDRDVALSASIGYALGSPAEVSAEELVRRADLHMYREKVQDRDHTLQNGVWAVGD from the coding sequence ATGGAAATGAGCAAGGAATTGAGACATCTCAGAGAGCTGGTTCTGGGCAAGACGCCCTCGGAGAACGCCCGCACGCTCATGGCGGCGCTGTCGCTTGCGGGATGCGCTTTCATGTGGAGGGATAACCTCAAGCTCCGGCGGGAAGTGCAGGCCCTCAGGGAGTCGGAGCACATCCTGGAGCACCAGGCGCTGCACGATCCCCTGACGGACCTGCCCAACAGGGCCATGTTCATGGACAGCCTCAACAGGGCGCTCTCCCACGGGCGCAGGCACGGCCACCCGGTCGGTATCCTCTTCCTGGACCTCAACGGCTTCAAGCAGGTCAACGACATGTACGGGCACGAGACCGGCGACCAGGTACTGAGGGTGGCCGCGGAGAGGCTGAGGCTGTCGGTGCGCCCGGAGGACATGGTCTCCAGGTACGGTGGCGATGAGTTCGCCATCCTGCTCAGCGACATCACGAGCGAGGAGCAGCTGGCGGAGATCGCCCAGAGGCTGGTGCGCAGGCTCAGCGCTCCCATCAGGCTGCACGACCGGGACGTAGCGCTCAGCGCAAGCATAGGCTACGCGCTGGGCTCGCCCGCGGAGGTGTCAGCAGAGGAGCTCGTCCGCAGGGCCGACCTGCACATGTACCGCGAGAAGGTGCAGGACAGGGACCACACGCTGCAGAACGGCGTCTGGGCGGTGGGCGACTAG
- a CDS encoding replication protein, which yields MPKRQDNNGLPEIDWSRFEGITAPTYTQTPDAVFDWIMPYLTGAELKVLLYIIRRTFGFKKEADAISIEQLCNGIVTRDGRRLDLGTGLKRATVLEALRSLREKNLIIAQQQRDPLTGSKPTVYSLNLRQDYSHSGVYSSIPRSMEEHTPQDAPPYPGVQKGAPQGLPEQDRGVCQEEPNGYAQAYPQQTAQETVKQKTAEELKLISELIKYGVSPSTAQELVEEFDAEHISQQIEMLPHRRPKDPAAVLVKAIRQSWGPPSGYRRSAPADASSGEAGITGEAPAGEADQYAALWARVTDLLAQHLGRPTCNMLFSRARILSAEGDRICVLLAEPWHRTQIKPEHVMAVETVLAMLLGRRVKVEFTA from the coding sequence ATGCCAAAAAGACAAGACAACAACGGCCTGCCCGAGATAGATTGGTCCAGGTTCGAGGGGATAACCGCGCCCACCTATACCCAGACGCCCGACGCGGTGTTCGATTGGATCATGCCCTACCTGACGGGGGCGGAGCTCAAGGTGTTGCTGTACATAATCAGGCGCACCTTCGGCTTCAAGAAGGAGGCCGATGCCATCAGCATCGAGCAGCTCTGCAACGGCATAGTCACGCGCGACGGCAGGCGGCTGGACCTGGGCACAGGGCTCAAGAGGGCCACCGTGCTGGAGGCATTGCGCTCCCTGCGAGAGAAGAACCTGATAATAGCCCAGCAGCAGCGCGACCCCCTCACAGGCTCCAAGCCCACCGTGTACAGCCTGAACCTGCGGCAGGACTACTCCCACTCCGGGGTGTACTCCAGCATACCCCGGAGTATGGAAGAACATACTCCCCAGGATGCTCCACCGTACCCCGGAGTTCAAAAGGGTGCACCCCAGGGTCTGCCAGAGCAGGATAGGGGAGTATGCCAGGAGGAGCCAAACGGGTATGCTCAGGCATACCCACAACAAACAGCACAAGAAACAGTTAAACAAAAGACAGCAGAGGAATTAAAGCTCATATCCGAGCTCATTAAATACGGGGTGTCCCCGTCCACCGCTCAGGAGCTCGTGGAGGAGTTCGATGCCGAGCACATCTCCCAACAGATAGAGATGCTGCCCCACAGGCGCCCCAAGGATCCCGCGGCCGTGCTGGTGAAGGCCATCAGACAGTCTTGGGGCCCGCCCTCCGGCTACCGGCGATCTGCCCCCGCGGACGCCTCCAGTGGGGAGGCGGGCATCACGGGAGAGGCTCCTGCCGGCGAAGCTGACCAGTACGCGGCCCTCTGGGCCAGGGTGACGGACCTGCTGGCGCAGCACCTCGGCAGGCCTACCTGCAACATGCTGTTCTCGAGGGCACGGATCCTCTCGGCGGAGGGGGATAGGATCTGCGTCCTGTTGGCCGAGCCGTGGCACCGAACGCAGATCAAGCCCGAGCATGTGATGGCCGTGGAGACGGTGCTCGCGATGCTGCTGGGCAGGAGGGTGAAGGTGGAGTTCACGGCCTAG
- a CDS encoding TetR/AcrR family transcriptional regulator: MRGTRSEQTRHRILAAAREFVLLEGAHKLTLDAVVQQAGVSKGSLLYHFPTKESLIQAMLEEMLEELDREVTSRAGQQPTRRELLLAYMDALFEASTPQRREHTTPMLAAAANAPQLLGLVTEWLRRWEERLTSAGALPPAARLALRAAHGCWLAATLGLQDAGRAEDLPEVARALLALAMEG; the protein is encoded by the coding sequence ATGAGAGGCACGCGATCTGAGCAGACCCGCCACAGGATACTGGCAGCCGCCAGGGAGTTCGTGCTCCTGGAAGGTGCCCACAAGCTCACACTGGACGCCGTGGTCCAGCAGGCAGGGGTGAGCAAGGGCAGCTTGCTGTACCACTTCCCCACAAAAGAATCCCTGATACAAGCCATGCTGGAGGAGATGCTTGAGGAGCTGGATAGAGAGGTGACCTCCAGGGCGGGCCAGCAGCCTACACGCAGAGAGCTGCTGCTGGCTTACATGGACGCGCTGTTCGAGGCCTCTACCCCGCAGCGCCGGGAGCACACTACCCCGATGTTGGCCGCGGCGGCCAACGCCCCCCAGCTACTGGGGCTGGTGACCGAATGGCTACGACGATGGGAGGAGCGGTTGACGTCGGCGGGCGCGCTCCCGCCGGCAGCCAGGCTGGCCCTGCGAGCCGCCCACGGTTGCTGGCTGGCCGCGACCCTCGGCCTGCAGGATGCAGGGCGCGCAGAGGACCTGCCGGAGGTAGCCAGGGCCCTTCTGGCCCTAGCGATGGAGGGCTGA
- a CDS encoding PCYCGC motif-containing (lipo)protein → MLAGAVGLGLAACGGGGQKDFSSRFAAYQPANEPNGDLSKVVWPDFVLAAGPEVRKLYEFQVQHGEIMRYMPCFCGCGQSDGHRNNRDCYIQAVNPDGTVVFDSMAPTUGVCLEVTRDVMQMLDQGMTPRQIRLAIDNKFASQIDLATPTPYPPQ, encoded by the coding sequence ATGCTAGCGGGGGCGGTCGGCCTTGGGCTTGCCGCCTGCGGGGGCGGAGGCCAGAAGGATTTCTCCTCCCGCTTTGCCGCCTACCAGCCGGCGAACGAGCCCAACGGCGATCTCTCCAAGGTGGTGTGGCCCGACTTCGTGCTCGCGGCGGGGCCCGAGGTCCGCAAGCTGTACGAGTTCCAGGTACAGCACGGGGAGATCATGCGCTACATGCCCTGCTTCTGTGGCTGCGGTCAGTCGGATGGCCACAGGAACAACCGCGACTGCTACATCCAGGCGGTCAATCCCGACGGCACCGTGGTGTTCGACAGCATGGCTCCCACCTGAGGGGTGTGCCTCGAGGTCACGCGTGACGTGATGCAGATGCTTGATCAGGGGATGACCCCCAGGCAGATACGCCTGGCGATAGACAACAAGTTCGCCTCCCAGATCGACCTAGCTACTCCAACCCCCTACCCTCCCCAGTAG